The bacterium DNA segment GATGCCCGCGAGCATCGTCGTCGGGATGTTCACGACGACCTCGATCTCCTTGTGGATCCGCAGCCGGCGGATGAGCACGTGCAGGATGTAGGGCAGCGCCACCACCTTGAGGGCGAGGGTCAGCAGCGACGAGATGTAGAGGTGATGGCGCGCGGCGACGTAGCCGACGATCGCGGTGTTGACCGAGAGCAGCAGTCCCTGCCACGCGAAGAGGTGGATCAGGCCGTTCATGCGCCGCTGCGCCAGCATCGCGAACGCCGTCAGGAGCACGAGCGCCGCGAGGAAGCTGTTGATCCGGGCCGCCAGCTCAGGGTTCACGGGCTCTACTCCAGGATGAAGAACGAGAGCATGCCGAGCGTCGCCATGAGGAAGGCGGCGCCGAGGAACTCGGTCAGCCGGAAGATGCGCATCTTGGCCAGCCCGGTCTCGATGAGCACGATGCCGACGCCGATGCCGGCGAGCTTCAGCACCATCGCCGCGAACGCCAGCCCGAGCGCGCGCAGGTCGCGCGAGACCGCGATGCCCCAGGGGAAGAAGGCGGCGATCCCGAGGTACGCGAAGAGCGAGAGCTTCATCATGCTCGCCCACTCGACGAGCGCCAGGTGCCGGCCCGAGTACTCGAGGATCATCGCCTCGTGGATCATCGTCAGCTCCAGGTGGGTCGCCGGGTTGTCGACCGGGATGCGGCCGGTCTCGGCGAGGGCGATGAGTATGAACGCCAGCACCGCGAAGGCGAACGAGGGCCGCAGCAGCAGGTGCTGCCCGCTCTGGATGCTGCGCACGATCTGCGCGAGCGAGGTCGTCGAGCTGCCGAGCGAGATCGTGAAGACCGCCATGAGCATCGCCGGCTCGGCGAGCGAGGCGATCGTCATCTCGCGGCTCGCGCCCATGCCGCCGAAGGCCGTGCCGATGTCCAGGCCCGCCAGCGCGGTGAAGAAGCGCGCGATGGCGAAGAGCCCGACGATGACGATGACGTCGGCCGTGGGCGCCAGCGGCAGGTCCACCGAGAGGATCGGGATGACGCCGCCGGCCAGCA contains these protein-coding regions:
- a CDS encoding NADH-quinone oxidoreductase subunit H, which produces MNAYPFFLEVLQVAALAAVAPLFAGWVKMLKCWSQGRSSPGLLQPVRDLSKLFAKDVILAENASWIFRFAPYLMFGVALLAGGVIPILSVDLPLAPTADVIVIVGLFAIARFFTALAGLDIGTAFGGMGASREMTIASLAEPAMLMAVFTISLGSSTTSLAQIVRSIQSGQHLLLRPSFAFAVLAFILIALAETGRIPVDNPATHLELTMIHEAMILEYSGRHLALVEWASMMKLSLFAYLGIAAFFPWGIAVSRDLRALGLAFAAMVLKLAGIGVGIVLIETGLAKMRIFRLTEFLGAAFLMATLGMLSFFILE